The window CGCCGGGAAACGCGAGCACCGGGTTTAGGTCCAGCTCCCCGATCTCGGGATTCTCCAGCGCGAGGAGCGAGACTCGGTGCAGGACGTCGCGCAGCGAGGCCTGGTTCACGGGCGGCGCGCCGCGATA of the Candidatus Binatia bacterium genome contains:
- a CDS encoding acetate--CoA ligase family protein, with product YRGAPPVNQASLRDVLHRVSLLALENPEIGELDLNPVLAFPGDAPAVALDARLKLAPAAAAGDAGPKAEERAPAPAGTA